Proteins encoded together in one Acetobacteroides hydrogenigenes window:
- a CDS encoding adenylate kinase produces the protein MINIALFGAPGAGKGTQSEHLIKKYKLHYISTGDLLRQELKAGTKIGLEAKNIIAEGGLVSDEIIVQIIEKTIKQNPDANGFLFDGFPRTYVQGYILEGLMINLNTSLNCLINIEVSEEVSTQRLLGRAKEQSRSDDNEVVIRKRLREYQEKTLPVLDFFRERGICKSVNGEQPIDTITHDIELIVNEEMSKQMLNVLIMGYPGAGRGSLGLALAKKYGLEHLSTGKMLEEEIKNGTEVGVKVKELFENGQMAPDDIVVPLIEKKIKACKNSKGFVFTGFPRTLVQSYILEGVLKKHGMKISHFIELEVPTLELVRRLDARSKTDRCMPYDTTTQKIIQRLIDHETKTIPVLERYRQRHEVSVIDGTGTREEVADRAYNDIENRFKHLR, from the coding sequence ATGATAAACATAGCTCTATTTGGTGCTCCAGGTGCGGGTAAGGGAACCCAGTCGGAGCATCTTATAAAGAAGTATAAGCTGCACTACATCTCTACCGGCGACCTGCTGCGCCAGGAGCTGAAGGCGGGAACGAAGATTGGCCTCGAGGCAAAGAATATTATTGCCGAGGGCGGCTTGGTGTCCGACGAGATCATCGTTCAGATCATCGAAAAAACCATCAAGCAGAACCCTGATGCCAACGGATTCCTATTCGACGGGTTTCCGCGTACCTACGTGCAGGGCTACATCCTAGAAGGGCTGATGATTAACCTAAATACGAGCCTCAACTGCCTCATCAACATCGAGGTTTCGGAGGAGGTGAGTACCCAACGACTTTTGGGTCGTGCCAAGGAGCAGAGCCGTAGCGACGATAACGAGGTGGTAATCCGTAAGCGCTTGCGCGAGTACCAGGAGAAAACGCTACCGGTGCTCGACTTCTTTAGGGAGCGGGGCATCTGCAAGTCGGTGAACGGCGAGCAGCCCATCGACACGATTACCCACGATATAGAGCTTATCGTAAACGAGGAGATGAGCAAGCAGATGCTCAATGTTCTAATAATGGGCTATCCGGGAGCAGGACGCGGATCGTTGGGCCTTGCGCTCGCTAAAAAGTACGGGCTGGAGCATTTGTCTACCGGAAAGATGCTCGAGGAGGAGATCAAGAATGGTACCGAGGTGGGCGTTAAGGTGAAGGAGCTGTTCGAGAATGGGCAGATGGCGCCCGACGACATCGTGGTTCCGCTGATCGAAAAGAAGATTAAGGCCTGCAAGAACTCGAAGGGCTTCGTGTTTACGGGATTCCCCCGTACGCTGGTGCAGTCGTACATCCTGGAGGGTGTCCTAAAGAAGCATGGCATGAAGATCTCCCACTTTATAGAGCTGGAGGTGCCTACCCTCGAGCTGGTGAGGCGCCTTGATGCCCGCAGCAAAACCGACCGATGCATGCCCTACGATACCACTACGCAAAAGATTATCCAGCGCCTAATCGACCACGAAACCAAAACCATCCCCGTGCTGGAGCGCTATAGGCAGCGCCACGAGGTATCGGTGATTGATGGAACCGGCACCCGCGAGGAGGTGGCCGATCGTGCCTATAACGATATTGAGAACCGGTTTAAGCACCTGAGGTAG
- a CDS encoding S9 family peptidase, with translation MKRAILPLLLLLGIGAFAQPKDFSIEQATMGQGREFAPKTLRGLAWHGSCATYVEDGKIKEIDPKTGTVTELAAFDALGKAIDKDFKVSRTEWLDASTLLLLGNNSAASYDLVSKQVKSSVIAPKDAENFTLAPYNAMAAYTIGDNLYFTNGSTPVQVTADGGKGIVNGKSVHRNEFGIKGGIFWSPKSNAIAFYRMDESMVTEYPVVDITKRVAELRPERYPMAGMTSHQVKVGIYNIKTGKTVFLETGAPYDRFFTNISWSPDERYLLVAEINRGQNEMKLNKYDARNGMFVATLFEEKSNSWTEPEHSAQFLTKNPNHFIWQSPRDGWNHLYLYDINGKLIKQLTKGNWEVSDIKAATPDDRYIYYTSTAVSPLERHLYRLDVKSGKTVQLTSEKGTHNVIVNHAAGLFIDQYSSLDVPNVISIKSIDKPAGIRNLITAKNPYEGFRMGQERFVKTKTSDGKFDLYGRIILPADFDSTKKYPVIVYVYGGPHAQLVTDSWLGGARLWEFYMAQKGYIMFTMDNRGTPARGNEFYQAIHRKLGNVDVDDQMQGIAYLKSLPYVDADRIGVHGWSYGGFMTTSLMCKHPETFKVGVAGAPVIDWKYYEVMYGERYMDTPQENPEGYASASLLNNVKGLKGDLLIIHSDYDVTVLWQNTLTFIRECVSNNIPVDYFVYPQHEHNVRGKDRIHLMTKITKYFDDNLKK, from the coding sequence ATGAAACGAGCTATTTTACCGTTGCTGCTGCTGTTGGGTATTGGGGCTTTTGCACAGCCTAAAGATTTTAGCATCGAGCAGGCTACAATGGGACAGGGGCGCGAGTTTGCCCCTAAAACGCTTCGAGGTCTTGCATGGCACGGATCGTGTGCCACCTACGTTGAGGATGGGAAAATTAAGGAGATCGATCCCAAGACCGGTACGGTTACCGAGCTTGCTGCTTTTGATGCTCTTGGCAAGGCCATCGACAAGGATTTTAAGGTTTCGCGCACCGAATGGCTTGATGCCAGCACTCTTCTGCTTTTAGGTAACAATAGCGCTGCTAGCTACGATTTGGTGTCGAAGCAGGTTAAAAGTAGCGTTATTGCTCCGAAGGATGCGGAGAACTTTACGCTTGCACCATATAACGCTATGGCTGCCTATACCATTGGCGATAACCTCTACTTTACGAATGGTTCTACTCCCGTGCAGGTTACTGCCGACGGTGGCAAGGGTATTGTGAACGGTAAATCGGTTCACCGTAACGAGTTTGGCATTAAGGGGGGCATCTTCTGGTCGCCAAAGAGCAATGCCATTGCCTTCTACCGAATGGACGAAAGCATGGTAACCGAGTATCCTGTTGTGGATATCACCAAGCGCGTTGCAGAGCTGCGCCCCGAGCGCTACCCTATGGCCGGAATGACGAGCCATCAGGTGAAGGTGGGCATCTACAATATCAAAACAGGGAAGACGGTATTCCTCGAAACTGGTGCTCCATACGATCGCTTCTTCACCAACATCAGCTGGTCGCCCGACGAGCGCTACCTTTTAGTTGCCGAGATTAACCGCGGACAGAACGAGATGAAGCTGAACAAGTACGATGCCCGTAACGGTATGTTCGTTGCTACCCTCTTCGAGGAAAAGAGCAATAGCTGGACCGAGCCTGAGCATTCTGCCCAGTTCCTTACCAAAAATCCAAACCATTTTATTTGGCAAAGTCCACGCGATGGCTGGAACCATCTATACCTTTACGATATCAACGGAAAGCTGATTAAACAGCTTACCAAGGGCAATTGGGAGGTTTCCGACATCAAGGCTGCCACCCCAGACGATCGCTACATCTACTACACATCAACGGCTGTTAGCCCGCTTGAGCGTCATCTGTACCGCTTGGATGTTAAGAGCGGCAAGACCGTTCAGCTAACCAGCGAGAAGGGTACGCATAACGTTATCGTTAACCATGCGGCAGGGCTGTTCATCGATCAGTACAGCAGCCTCGATGTGCCCAATGTGATAAGTATAAAATCAATCGACAAGCCAGCGGGTATCCGAAATTTGATTACCGCAAAGAACCCCTACGAGGGCTTTCGCATGGGGCAGGAGCGCTTTGTAAAGACCAAAACGTCGGACGGCAAGTTCGACCTTTACGGTCGCATCATCCTTCCTGCCGATTTCGATTCTACCAAGAAGTACCCCGTTATCGTGTACGTGTACGGCGGTCCTCATGCGCAGCTGGTAACCGATAGCTGGCTGGGCGGTGCTCGCCTGTGGGAGTTCTACATGGCCCAAAAAGGGTACATCATGTTTACGATGGATAACCGCGGTACGCCTGCCCGTGGAAACGAGTTCTACCAGGCTATTCACCGTAAGCTGGGAAATGTTGATGTTGACGACCAGATGCAGGGCATTGCCTACCTTAAGTCGCTACCCTACGTGGATGCCGACCGTATTGGCGTGCACGGCTGGAGCTACGGCGGCTTTATGACAACCTCGCTGATGTGCAAGCACCCCGAGACCTTTAAGGTGGGCGTGGCCGGTGCGCCGGTTATTGACTGGAAGTACTACGAGGTGATGTACGGCGAGCGCTACATGGATACCCCACAGGAGAACCCCGAGGGCTACGCCAGCGCCAGCTTGCTAAACAACGTAAAGGGTTTGAAGGGCGATCTGCTCATCATCCACAGCGACTACGACGTAACCGTGCTTTGGCAGAACACGCTTACCTTTATCCGCGAGTGCGTGAGCAACAACATTCCGGTTGACTACTTTGTGTATCCTCAGCACGAGCACAACGTGCGCGGCAAGGACCGCATACACCTGATGACCAAGATCACCAAGTACTTTGACGACAATCTGAAGAAGTAG